A section of the Citrus sinensis cultivar Valencia sweet orange chromosome 8, DVS_A1.0, whole genome shotgun sequence genome encodes:
- the LOC102625170 gene encoding B3 domain-containing transcription factor VRN1-like: MSKRHVGFSRRCMVMKKMAGNRATEPFRFFRVILPSILEQKKLKIPKAFVGRFGYEELSSDATLKTPNGCVWQVGVTKDKGKIWLDDGWHHFVKDHSICVAYFLVFKYAKNSTFDVLIFDMTACEIDYPYHRGQPNKEEQNSIHDDEMQCENSTKKLGFRASCKNQMHHSQGSLHYKRLLNGTAGNFSRPSSAVQDDHQTEFVDGQALSALLEEMGISISRSCLSLEAEERHRVITAARLFEPRNPSFMVIVRGNERRKAYLFIPIKFVNNYLCEVPKFIKVQA, from the exons ATGAGCAAAAGACATGTGGGATTTTCTCGCCGTTGTATGGTGATGAAGAAAATGGCTGGCAACAGAGCAACGGAACCCTTTCGTTTCTTCAGAGTCATTCTTCCGAGCATCCTTGAACAGAAGAAGCTG AAAATCCCGAAAGCGTTTGTCGGGAGATTTGGGTATGAAGAACTTTCCTCTGATGCTACTCTCAAGACTCCGAACGGATGTGTTTGGCAAGTGGGGGTGACAAAAGACAAGGGAAAGATTTGGCTCGATGATGGATGGCATCATTTTGTCAAAGATCATTCTATTTGTGTTGCATATTTTTTGGTATTCAAATATGCCAAGAATTCAACCTTTGATGTTCTTATTTTTGATATGACTGCTTGCGAGATTGACTATCCTTATCATCGCGGACAACCAAACAAGGAGGAGCAGAATTCAATCCATGACGACGAAATGCAATGTGAAAACTCAACTAAGAAACTAGGTTTCAGAGCTTCATGCAAAAATCAAATGCACCATTCACAAGGATCTTTGCACTACAAAAGGCTGTTGAATGGAACTGCTGGGAATTTTAGTCGTCCAAGCTCAGCAGTTCAAGATGATCACCAAACAGAATTTGTAG ACGGACAAGCATTGTCGGCTTTGCTTGAAGAAATGGGGATCTCTATCAGTCGATCATGTCTGTCTCTTGAAGCGGAAGAAAGACACAGAGTAATCACTGCAGCCAGATTGTTCGAGCCTAGAAATCCTTCATTCATGGTTATTGTGCGGGGAAATGAAAGACGTAAAGCCTATCTG TTTATCCCAATCAAGTTTGTTAACAATTATTTGTGTGAAGTTCCCAAATTTATCAAAGTACAGGCTTGA
- the LOC102607654 gene encoding B3 domain-containing transcription factor VRN1-like, producing MAESITAEPFRFFKIILQETLQDKKLRIPGDFVKKFGDELCDVATLRVPNGCVWKVGLTREGRKIWFNDGWHDFVKNHSIFNDYFLVFEYAKNSTFDVLIFDKTACEIEYTCAELENEKQNDGKKSKLREVAYEDEYKFVAVLEEMGICISGAYKFLSVEERQRIIYASRLFRLENPSFLCIMGSTTVLNYVYVPPKFANKYLNKVNGSIKIKDTDGRVWPVNLAWSGWCGIRKGWPAFSKDKDLKAGDICLFELIRTEGVLFKVSVLCHKHASLE from the exons ATGGCTGAAAGCATAACAGCAGAACCCTTCCgtttcttcaaaattattcTTCAGGAAACCCTTCAAGACAAAAAGCTG AGGATTCCAGGAGATTTTGTGAAGAAATTTGGAGATGAACTTTGTGATGTTGCTACACTCAGAGTTCCTAATGGCTGTGTTTGGAAAGTGGGGTTGACAAGAGAAGGGAGAAAGATCTGGTTTAATGATGGGTGGCATGACTTTGTTAAAAACCATTCAATATTCAATGAttactttttggtttttgaataTGCAAAGAATTCAACTTTTGATGTTCTCATTTTTGACAAGACTGCCTGTGAGATTGAGTATACTTGTGCAGAACTGGAAAATGAAAAGCAGAATGATGGTAAAAAGAGTAAACTGAGGGAGGTTGCATACGAAG ATGAATACAAATTTGTGGCTGTGCTTGAAGAAATGGGGATCTGTATTAGTGGAGCATATAAGTTTCTTTCCGTGGAAGAAAGACAAAGAATAATTTATGCTTCCAGATTGTTTCGGCTTGAAAATCCTTCGTTCTTGTGTATCATGGGGTCAACGACAGTACTCAATTATGTG TACGTGCCTCCCAAATTCGCTAACAAGTACTTGAACAAAGTTAACGGATccatcaaaattaaagatacAGATGGAAGAGTGTGGCCTGTTAACCTCGCATGGTCGGGCTGGTGTGGTATAAGAAAGGGATGGCCTGCATTTTCGAAGGACAAGGATTTGAAAGCGGGAGATATATGCCTCTTTGAACTAATCAGGACAGAAGGTGTTCTTTTCAAAGTTTCAGTGCTGTGTCACAAGCATGCATCTCTAGAGTAG
- the LOC102624123 gene encoding probable disease resistance protein At5g63020 isoform X1: MGNIIGIQISCDAIFTLCLNCTVHKAAYVRQLKDNLRALQSELEKLIEARNDVMRRVEVAEQRRMKRTDQVQGWLSRVQAAETEVGQLTRDSPQEIDKLCLGGYCSRNYKSSYRFGKQVAETLLVVRTLMGERAFDEVVVEIVEESIVADERPTEPLVVGLQSILEQVWSCLVQETAGIIGLYGMGGVGKTTLLTLLNNKFLNRPYGFDFVIWVVVSKDLQLEKIQETIGKKIGLFDGLWKNRSREEKALDIFKVLSKKKFVLLLDDLWERVDLTKVGVPVPNSRNVASKVVFTTRLLDVCGLMEAHKKFKVECLSDEDAWQLFREKVGEETLNYHHDIPELAQMVAKECGGLPLALITIGRAMAYKTTPEEWRYAIQVLRRAASEFAGLGKEVYPLLKFSYDSLFSDTIRSCLLYCSLYPEDYHISKSDLIDCWIGEGFLDENDRFEAQKQNQGYFTIGILVHACLLEEVEDDKVKMHDVIRDMTLWIACEVEKEKENFLVYAGAGLCKASTISGWVKIRRLSLMENHIEDLSNIYPRCPHLVTLFLNNNKLEVISSRFFHYMPSLKVLKLSHIQLTELPSRISKLVSLQHLDLSHTRIKELPGELEILVNLKCLNLNHTMYLSVIPRQLISKFSMLHVLRMFSSLYFKNSEVSGDGVLFARDELLVEELLGLKNLEVLEFTLTSSRVLQIFLTSNELRRCSQALFLDGLKNSKWIDASQLAELKHLNRLRIRDCEELEELTVDLRQSCVFNSLQKVQISLCSKLKDLTFLVFAPNVKSIEIRSCLAMEEIISVQKFADFPETVRNNLNPFAKLQHLELVCLRNLNSIYWKPLPFSQLKEMLVDDCYFLKKLPLDFNSAKERKIVIRGEEYWWRRLQWEDEATQNAFSPCFKSL, translated from the coding sequence ATGGGTAACATCATCGGAATCCAGATCTCATGTGATGCCATTTTCACTCTTTGCCTTAATTGTACTGTCCACAAAGCAGCATATGTGAGGCAGCTTAAGGACAATCTTAGAGCTCTGCAGAGTGAACTGGAAAAGTTAATTGAAGCAAGGAATGATGTGATGAGAAGAGTTGAGGTTGCTGAACAGCGAAGAATGAAACGTACGGATCAAGTGCAAGGCTGGCTTTCAAGGGTGCAAGCTGCGGAGACTGAAGTTGGTCAACTCACAAGAGATAGCCCTCAAGAAATTGACAAATTATGTCTCGGAGGCTACTGTTCCAGAAACTACAAGTCAAGCTACAGGTTTGGGAAACAAGTAGCTGAAACTCTACTGGTTGTGAGGACATTAATGGGTGAAAGAGCTTTTGATGAAGTGGTCGTTGAAATCGTTGAAGAATCTATTGTAGCCGATGAAAGACCTACTGAGCCGTTAGTAGTGGGCTTGCAATCCATTCTTGAACAAGTTTGGAGTTGTCTGGTACAAGAGACGGCGGGAATTATTGGCCTCTATGGCATGGGCGGTGTCGGTAAAACTACACTGTTAACCCTGCTGAACAATAAATTTCTAAACAGGCCTTACGGTTTTGATTTTGTGATCTGGGTTGTAGTCTCCAAAGACTTGCAGCTTGAAAAGATTCAGGAAACGATCGGGAAGAAGATAGGCCTGTTTGATGGCTTATGGAAGAATAGAAGTCGCGAGGAGAAAGCTCTCGATATCTTCAAAGTTTTAAGCAAGAAGAAATTTGTATTGTTGTTAGATGATTTATGGGAGAGAGTTGATTTAACTAAAGTGGGTGTCCCTGTTCCCAACTCAAGAAATGTTGCATCCAAAGTAGTATTCACGACTCGTCTTCTTGATGTTTGTGGCCTCATGGAAGCTCATAAGAAGTTCAAAGTGGAGTGCTTATCGGATGAGGATGCTTGGCAATTGTTCCGAGAGAAGGTCGGAGAAGAAACTCTTAACTATCACCATGATATTCCTGAGCTAGCACAAATGGTGGCCAAGGAGTGTGGTGGTTTGCCGCTTGCACTTATTACCATTGGTCGGGCTATGGCTTACAAGACGACGCCTGAAGAATGGAGATATGCAATTCAAGTGTTGAGAAGAGCAGCTTCCGAATTTGCAGGTTTGGGTAAAGAGGTGTATCCTCTGTTGAAATTCAGTTACGATAGTTTGTTTAGTGACACAATCAGATCTTGTCTCTTATACTGTAGTTTATATCCAGAAGATTATCACATTTCAAAAAGCGACTTGATTGACTGTTGGATTGGTGAAGGGTTTTTGGATGAAAATGATAGATTTGAAGCGCAAAAGCAAAACCAAGGATACTTCACAATTGGCATTCTTGTTCATGCATGTTTACTAGAAGAGGTAGAAGATGATAAAGTGAAAATGCATGACGTTATTCGTGATATGACTCTGTGGATAGCATGTGAAGTTGAGAAGGAGAAGGAGAACTTTCTCGTTTATGCTGGTGCTGGCTTATGTAAGGCTTCAACTATTAGTGGATGGGTAAAGATAAGAAGATTGTCACTGATGGAAAATCATATTGAGGATCTATCCAACATTTATCCCAGATGCCCCCATCTCGTTACGCTGTTTCTTAACAATAATAAGTTAGAGGTGATCTCCAGTCGCTTCTTCCATTATATGCCTTCTCTCAAAGTTTTAAAACTGTCACATATTCAACTAACCGAACTTCCTTCAAGAATTTCAAAGTTGGTTTCACTGCAACATCTAGATCTTTCACATACAAGAATAAAAGAGTTGCCTGGAGAGTTAGAGATTTTAGTAAATCTTAAATGTTTGAATCTGAATCATACAATGTACCTGTCTGTAATTCCACGGCAATTAATATCTAAGTTTTCAATGCTACATGTCTTGAGGatgttttcttctctttatttcaaaaatagtGAGGTGTCAGGAGATGGGGTTTTATTTGCCAGGGATGAATTGTTGGTGGAGGAATTGCttggtttgaaaaatttgGAGGTTCTGGAGTTCACCTTGACAAGTTCTCGTGTtctccaaatatttttaacctcAAATGAATTACGAAGATGTTCTCAAGCTCTGTTCCTTGATGGTCTCAAAAATTCAAAGTGGATTGATGCTTCTCAGTTAGCAGAGCTGAAGCATCTCAATAGATTGCGTATTAGAGACTGTGAAGAATTGGAAGAATTGACGGTTGATTTAAGGCAATCTTGTGTTTTCAACAGCCTTCAGAAAGTTCAGATAAGTTTATGCTCTAAATTGAAGGACTTGACGTTTCTTGTTTTTGCTCCAAATGTCAAGTCTATTGAGATTAGAAGCTGCTTGGCTATGGAAGAAATCATTAGTGTCCAAAAATTTGCTGACTTTCCAGAGACGGTGAGAAATAATCTGAACCCTTTTGCAAAACTCCAACATCTTGAATTGGTCTGCTTGCGAAATTTGAACAGTATCTATTGGAAGCCCTTGCCTTTCTCACAACTGAAAGAAATGCTCGTAGACGATTGCTATTTTCTTAAGAAGCTTCCACTCGATTTCAATAGTGCAAAGGAGCGTAAAATTGTCATTCGTGGAGAAGAATACTGGTGGAGAAGGCTTCAATGGGAGGACGAAGCCACTCAAAATGCTTTTTCTCCCtgtttcaaatctctttga
- the LOC102624123 gene encoding probable disease resistance protein At5g63020 isoform X2 — MMRRIEVAERRRMKRTDEVQGWLSRVQAVETEARKLTRDSPQEIDKLCLGGYCTRNYKSSYRFGKQVAETLLVVRTLMGERAFDEVVVEIVEESIVADERPTEPLVVGLQSILEQVWSCLVQETAGIIGLYGMGGVGKTTLLTLLNNKFLNRPYGFDFVIWVVVSKDLQLEKIQETIGKKIGLFDGLWKNRSREEKALDIFKVLSKKKFVLLLDDLWERVDLTKVGVPVPNSRNVASKVVFTTRLLDVCGLMEAHKKFKVECLSDEDAWQLFREKVGEETLNYHHDIPELAQMVAKECGGLPLALITIGRAMAYKTTPEEWRYAIQVLRRAASEFAGLGKEVYPLLKFSYDSLFSDTIRSCLLYCSLYPEDYHISKSDLIDCWIGEGFLDENDRFEAQKQNQGYFTIGILVHACLLEEVEDDKVKMHDVIRDMTLWIACEVEKEKENFLVYAGAGLCKASTISGWVKIRRLSLMENHIEDLSNIYPRCPHLVTLFLNNNKLEVISSRFFHYMPSLKVLKLSHIQLTELPSRISKLVSLQHLDLSHTRIKELPGELEILVNLKCLNLNHTMYLSVIPRQLISKFSMLHVLRMFSSLYFKNSEVSGDGVLFARDELLVEELLGLKNLEVLEFTLTSSRVLQIFLTSNELRRCSQALFLDGLKNSKWIDASQLAELKHLNRLRIRDCEELEELTVDLRQSCVFNSLQKVQISLCSKLKDLTFLVFAPNVKSIEIRSCLAMEEIISVQKFADFPETVRNNLNPFAKLQHLELVCLRNLNSIYWKPLPFSQLKEMLVDDCYFLKKLPLDFNSAKERKIVIRGEEYWWRRLQWEDEATQNAFSPCFKSL, encoded by the exons ATGATGAGAAGAATTGAGGTTGCTGAACGGCGAAGAATGAAACGTACGGATGAAGTGCAAGGGTGGCTTTCAAGGGTGCAGGCTGTGGAGACTGAAGCTCGTAAACTCACAAGGGATAGCCCTCAAGAAATTGACAAATTATGTCTTGGAGGCTACTGTACCAGAAACTACAAGTCAAGCTACAG GTTTGGGAAACAAGTAGCTGAAACTCTACTGGTTGTGAGGACATTAATGGGTGAAAGAGCTTTTGATGAAGTGGTCGTTGAAATCGTTGAAGAATCTATTGTAGCCGATGAAAGACCTACTGAGCCGTTAGTAGTGGGCTTGCAATCCATTCTTGAACAAGTTTGGAGTTGTCTGGTACAAGAGACGGCGGGAATTATTGGCCTCTATGGCATGGGCGGTGTCGGTAAAACTACACTGTTAACCCTGCTGAACAATAAATTTCTAAACAGGCCTTACGGTTTTGATTTTGTGATCTGGGTTGTAGTCTCCAAAGACTTGCAGCTTGAAAAGATTCAGGAAACGATCGGGAAGAAGATAGGCCTGTTTGATGGCTTATGGAAGAATAGAAGTCGCGAGGAGAAAGCTCTCGATATCTTCAAAGTTTTAAGCAAGAAGAAATTTGTATTGTTGTTAGATGATTTATGGGAGAGAGTTGATTTAACTAAAGTGGGTGTCCCTGTTCCCAACTCAAGAAATGTTGCATCCAAAGTAGTATTCACGACTCGTCTTCTTGATGTTTGTGGCCTCATGGAAGCTCATAAGAAGTTCAAAGTGGAGTGCTTATCGGATGAGGATGCTTGGCAATTGTTCCGAGAGAAGGTCGGAGAAGAAACTCTTAACTATCACCATGATATTCCTGAGCTAGCACAAATGGTGGCCAAGGAGTGTGGTGGTTTGCCGCTTGCACTTATTACCATTGGTCGGGCTATGGCTTACAAGACGACGCCTGAAGAATGGAGATATGCAATTCAAGTGTTGAGAAGAGCAGCTTCCGAATTTGCAGGTTTGGGTAAAGAGGTGTATCCTCTGTTGAAATTCAGTTACGATAGTTTGTTTAGTGACACAATCAGATCTTGTCTCTTATACTGTAGTTTATATCCAGAAGATTATCACATTTCAAAAAGCGACTTGATTGACTGTTGGATTGGTGAAGGGTTTTTGGATGAAAATGATAGATTTGAAGCGCAAAAGCAAAACCAAGGATACTTCACAATTGGCATTCTTGTTCATGCATGTTTACTAGAAGAGGTAGAAGATGATAAAGTGAAAATGCATGACGTTATTCGTGATATGACTCTGTGGATAGCATGTGAAGTTGAGAAGGAGAAGGAGAACTTTCTCGTTTATGCTGGTGCTGGCTTATGTAAGGCTTCAACTATTAGTGGATGGGTAAAGATAAGAAGATTGTCACTGATGGAAAATCATATTGAGGATCTATCCAACATTTATCCCAGATGCCCCCATCTCGTTACGCTGTTTCTTAACAATAATAAGTTAGAGGTGATCTCCAGTCGCTTCTTCCATTATATGCCTTCTCTCAAAGTTTTAAAACTGTCACATATTCAACTAACCGAACTTCCTTCAAGAATTTCAAAGTTGGTTTCACTGCAACATCTAGATCTTTCACATACAAGAATAAAAGAGTTGCCTGGAGAGTTAGAGATTTTAGTAAATCTTAAATGTTTGAATCTGAATCATACAATGTACCTGTCTGTAATTCCACGGCAATTAATATCTAAGTTTTCAATGCTACATGTCTTGAGGatgttttcttctctttatttcaaaaatagtGAGGTGTCAGGAGATGGGGTTTTATTTGCCAGGGATGAATTGTTGGTGGAGGAATTGCttggtttgaaaaatttgGAGGTTCTGGAGTTCACCTTGACAAGTTCTCGTGTtctccaaatatttttaacctcAAATGAATTACGAAGATGTTCTCAAGCTCTGTTCCTTGATGGTCTCAAAAATTCAAAGTGGATTGATGCTTCTCAGTTAGCAGAGCTGAAGCATCTCAATAGATTGCGTATTAGAGACTGTGAAGAATTGGAAGAATTGACGGTTGATTTAAGGCAATCTTGTGTTTTCAACAGCCTTCAGAAAGTTCAGATAAGTTTATGCTCTAAATTGAAGGACTTGACGTTTCTTGTTTTTGCTCCAAATGTCAAGTCTATTGAGATTAGAAGCTGCTTGGCTATGGAAGAAATCATTAGTGTCCAAAAATTTGCTGACTTTCCAGAGACGGTGAGAAATAATCTGAACCCTTTTGCAAAACTCCAACATCTTGAATTGGTCTGCTTGCGAAATTTGAACAGTATCTATTGGAAGCCCTTGCCTTTCTCACAACTGAAAGAAATGCTCGTAGACGATTGCTATTTTCTTAAGAAGCTTCCACTCGATTTCAATAGTGCAAAGGAGCGTAAAATTGTCATTCGTGGAGAAGAATACTGGTGGAGAAGGCTTCAATGGGAGGACGAAGCCACTCAAAATGCTTTTTCTCCCtgtttcaaatctctttga